The genomic window cacccccAAGTCTGAAACAATAGCGGttttaatatctataatgattcAACAACAGTGACAGCGATGGCGGATTGGTATAAATAGTTATAACTGTTTAAGGTtattaatgtatatctatcatatatatatgtatatatatatgtatgcatgtttatgtatatgtagtgtgtgtgtgtgtgtgtgtgtgtgtgtgtgtgtgtgtgtgtgtgtgtgtttgtctgtgtgtgcgtgtgtgtgtgtgggcatatatatgtgtgtgtgtgtatatatatatatatatatatatatatatatatatatgtgtgtgtgtgtgtgtgtgtgtgtgtgtgtgtgtgtgtgtgtatttatgtatatataaatatatttaaatatacatatatatatatatttaaatatatatacataaatacatacatacatacataaacacacacacacacacacacacacacacatatatatatatatatatatgtgtgtgtgtgtgtgtgtgtgtgtgtgtgtgtgtgtgtgtgtgtgtgtgtgtgtatatatgtgtgtgtgtgtgtgtgtgtgtgtcagtgtgtgtgtgtgtgtgtgtgtgtgtgtgtgtgtgtgtgtgtgtgatttatatatactgtatgtatacatttatatatgattgtatatatgcatatgtatatttatatgtgtgtatatgaatatatatatatatatatatatatattaatgtctatAATGATTCAACAACAGTGACAGTGATGGCGGATTGGTGTAAATGGTTATAACTGTTTAAGGTTTTTAttgtatatctatcatatatgtatatataggtatgcatgtttatgtatatgtagtgtgtgtgcatgtgtgtatatgtgtgtatgtatatatatgtatgtatatatatatatatatatatatatatatatataaatatgtgtgtgtgtgtgtttgtgtgtgtgtgtatgtatgtgtatatatatgtatatatatataaatatatatatatatatatatatatatatattatataactttaGGACAGGGACTGAAATCAGGACTGTCGCGATTAATCTGGGGCCGATGATAAGCCTAATACTACTGGTTGTACTTTTTTCCTTCGCAGATTATCGTTCGCATTCACAGCTAAACATGCTATTTATAGGtcataaaaatcattatgatgCCATCATGGGACAGGACCAATACCAAAGTAAGGAACAGTATTTTGGTTACTTGAAAATGCAGCATCACTCTTTTATTACAGATAAGAGAGTTGTATATTTAATCACTGGCTTGTAGAAATATGTAgggggtgtagctcagtggtagagcattcgACTGCAGATCGAGAGGTCCCTGGTTCAATCCCGGGCGCCCCCTTCCTTCGAAGGGAGGGAAATGTTTTCGGATTGGTCCTTGATGTAAGAAATGCGACATTCATCAAACGTGTATCCACCTCTGTTTATCGTAATTTATAAAGTAATTTTCTGCCATAGACGTTACTATGCAAAAACACATGTAACAGGATATGATACAATACAAATCTTTATCGGAGGATGAAATCGGAATGGATCCATCTGATTTATTTCCTCATTCAGACGTCTCTGCTGTTCAGAGCGATATGTTCCTGATCGGCACTCAGATGTCTCAGATGTAGTGTCATGGAGTCCTCTTCGCGGATGCCGAGGATATAATAAAGTGGCAAGTAGCTTAACTGATggaaattgttatcatcatctgttTCATTGTGAGCACAGACTAGCAATGACATCATTATCTACTATTTTGGCATTCAGGTACTTGTGTAATTATCGATAAATCAATGTGAACATATTTATACCTGTGATCTGTAGAAATTGTGGACAACttgcgatatacatacatatatatatatatatatatatatatatatatatgtatgtatatatatatgcatatatacatataagtttgtcTGAGGTCTGAGATGACCCGTGTATCCACTAaacagactgcagtcgtctgtgactAGGGCTTAAAGTTAAGCTCTTTGAAGACGAAGGTCATTCACTAAGGAAAATCCATCAGcttcctcagcaaggttcctgatgtaCTGTTCCTTGCCTCAGTCTTACGCACCAAGGAACAGTACATATTTTCTTATGATTGTCATCAGCATACCTTGgttacatattttattattactaatactcatGTATATTCTAAAAgggcatatacaaatatttttattataaacaagcGTGGAATTTTAGGGACTGTGAGAGGCTTGTGAAACTGGCCCATTCAGCAAGCAAGAAGACAGTCGCACTCGCTCGCTCAGTAAGCCCTACGGATCTGTCAATGCATATAGTGAACCGTAGCATTATCATATCACAAAGTGGTAGTAAGTAATATCGTTTTATAATACTGgagtatatattttcttatggttGTCACCATCATACCTtgcttatatatttcataatcacTAATACTCATGTATATAGTAATCGACATATAAAAATATTGTCTTTAGTGCATGGCATAATCAAGCGTGGAATTTAAGGGACTGTGAGAGGCTGGTAAAAATGCCCCATTCTGCACGCGAGAAGACGGTCGGTCTCACCAATAGTCTCTCGGGTCAATGTATACAGTGAACCATAACATTATCATATGATGTTACCCATTCCACCACGTGTGTTTATTCTAGGTGACAACGGTACATTATTGAACGAGCgctatgtataaataataaacaagtgAAATAGCATTACCAGACTGACGTGATCAAAGtactaattattatatatatacaaacacatatatatacataaatgtacacgtatatgtatgtacacacacacacacacacacacacacacacacataaatatatatatatatatacatacatacacacacataaatatacatatatatatatatatatatatatatatatatatatatataaatatatatatataaatatatatatataagtgtgtgtgtgtgtgtgtgtgtgagtatgtgtgagtgtaagtgtgtgtgtgtgtgtgtgtgtgtgtgtgtgtgtgtgtgtgtgtgtgggggggggggatataaatgTAGTAGTATGTACAAAGATTAAATTAACTATAGCCGAAAACAAAACAACGGCTAATGTTTTCCTTGTTATTGTGACTGCCTGCTAATGCATAGAAGTTGTGCATATTCAGATGGACATTTCCCCCCCGACAGCCAGCGTGCCCATGCTCATTTGCGTGCCGGGCTCCGTGGCGGGAGGAGCACTGACGGAGCGCGTCGGGCCGCGGCGCCTGCAGCTAGCGTTGTGTCCGGTCCTCGCGCTCGCCTTCCTCGGGATGCCAGCGGCCGTGTGGGTCGGCGCCCGGGAATCGAATGTCCTGCAAGTGGTCCTGATCTTATGCCGGGTCATTCAGGTAAGTGTGCTGCTTTTAAAATTTCAAGCTTAGGATTTCTGTGTAGCATCTGATGTCGCACATTGTCCCATTGTCCCACTGACCAGATAAAGCAGTGACTTTAATTACATGCTTTACATTGCGTGTTTCTGGACTAACTTTGCCATTAGTAGATGAGGCTGTAATGCATTTAAAACGTTATCCTTCTAATAAACGGTTCAGTGAGCAAGGTGGTCAGGGCCAACATGTATAAATTACAGACCCCaagagttcatatatatatatatatatatatatatatatatatatgtatgtatgtatatatatgtatatatatatatatgtgtgtgtgtgtgtgtgtgtgtgtgtatgtattatatatatatatgtgtgtgtgtgtgtgtgtatgtatacacgtgtgtgtgtagtgtgtgtgtgtatgtgtgtgtgtgtgtgtgtgtgtgtgtgtgtgtgtatgtgtgtgtgtgtgtgtgtgtgtatgtgggtgtgtgtgtgtgtgtgtgtgcgtgagtgtgtgtgtttgtgtgtgtgtgtgtgtgtgtgtgtgcgtgagtgtgtgtgtttgtgtgtgtgtgtgtgtgtgtgcgtgtgtgtgtgtgtgagtgtgtgtgtttgtgtgtgtgtgtgtgtgtgtgtgtgtgtgtgtgtgtgtgtgtgtgtgtgtgtgtaagttttcaAAGGGCGTGTTCTGCATGCGCCATAAACCCAGTATtgaagtttaagccagatctcaaATGTGCATGCGCAGTGGCAGCGTCCAGGATTAGATTTGATTCTCCTCCGGACCAGACTTTACTTTTGAGCTTAATCTTAATCATGCCAGACCGAACTACTTCATCCTACCAATCATGTATTGGTACGTCATGACAACGCCATCAACTCCATAGAAtagagttgccattaatatttattataaacaataacgaaacaaattctgacaatTTTATGTCAAAGGTGTATGTGAAaatgcatcaatatatatttttataagttgtgggttatgcaaactgcagatataactctcaacactgaaaagaaaaacgaaaggaaaatccTACAGAGAATTCCAGAATTAACAGGCAcaaaaaggcaatgttatttccaggttggaaaaacatttCCAACTTATGCTACATATTAATCGAATGAGAGAACATttttaataacatcacgattAGATTTCAAATTCAAACTACAAACTTACTGATTCTATAGTTACTTCAAAACCgcgtggacatttgttatcatgatcctcgctagcaacagcCAGAAAAATACCCTACCCGTGCCCCGCGATCGCACACGGGAAATAGctcccgcgaatataaattgataatatcagtatcgcaattttgtttgacaccttcatttcggttgtctataatatatataggctatttgaagccattaatataattttatttgtactgacacagatgtatatcggcatgatataatactagagtatattttttttcttctgttgcaaacgtttccttatcggCATGAACATATAATATGAAACTAGTAGAGGATGAATGCTAATTACCATCACACAGATACCCGCTTTTATGTAAAACAGCAGGTTTACTGATAATTGCACTGAGTACCTAAATTTCCTTCCCAGGGCCTGGTGGTGGCGCTGCTGTACCCAGCAGTCCACATCTACCCGTGTGAGATCGCTGACCAGCGACGCCGAGGGACGCTGGGCAGCCTCATCCAGGTGTGGGCTTCGATGGGGTACTTGCTGTGCTATGTCTTGGGTCGCTACTTGTCTTGGATTTTTCTAGCAGTTGCACTGCCGATGGCGACGCTGCTCCCGGGCTTCTTAGGCCTGGCCTTGGCTCATGAGTCGCCTTTGTGGCTAGCAAGGCAAGGGAAGACCGCGGCGGCGAGAGAAGTGTTACAGTGCCTTCGAGTATCCGCGGAAGAAGTATCGAGTGAAATCTGCGCGGCTGGGCAGACCAAGAAGGGCAGGACGCAGTGGCAAGCTGTATTCCAGAGTCCCCAGAAGAAAGTGTACTTCGTGTCCATTCTCGTTTCCGTAATGGTATTTGTAATGACTCAGTTCACGGGACAGATTGTTATATCTGCCAATGCTGTTCGTATATTCCGATCGGCAGAAGTCGGACTAAGTCCCTCATTAAGTTCCATTTTAGTTGGGACAACTCGGCTAACTTTCTGCGGCATGGGGTCCCTTTTGCTGTATCGCGTGCCTCGGAAAACTCTCCTCGTTGTAGGAAACGTGATGGCTGGAGTTGCCCTGATTGCAATTGCAACCTTCTTCTTCATGCGCAGCAGAGAATACGACACATCTGGGCTGAACTGGCTTCCATTAGGAAGTCTGATGCTATATATGGTCGCATTCTCCACTGGCATTGGGCCGGCGAGCTCTCTACTGCACGTGGAGGTGCTTCCGGGCCCCGTCAGATCGGCTGGCAGCAGCGTGGCTGCCACCTGCTTCTTTGCCTCAATATTCCTGGTTACTAAAACATTTGATGACGTCGAGGCTGCATACGGTCTGCACAGTGTCTTTTATGCCTATGCACTTGGCTGCgttgtgttttgtattttagtAATATTTTGGGTACCCGAAACGAAGGACCGCTCACTTGGGGAAATAGAAAACTTCTGGAAGCTGAAATATGAAGATTTACAGACAGAGGCTACTATAGCATCAAATCAAGCATTGCTGCTCAAAATGAAAACAACTCAGGACGATGGTTCTCTGAAAGGGGATCCTGTTTAATTACCCTTTTAACtggaataatgacaaaaatatcaaagaaacgatagatatgtgtatatatatgtatataatatatatatatatatatatatatatgtgtgtgtgtgtgtgtgtgtgtgtgtgtgtgtgtgtgtttgtgtgtgtgtttgtgtgtgtgtgtgtgtgtgtgtgtgtgtgtgtgtgtgtgtgtgtgtgtgtgtgtgtgtgtgtgtgtacatgcatatatatatatatatatatatatatatatatatatatatatatatatatatatatatatatattgtgtatatatatatatatatatatattgtgtatatatatatatatatatatatattgtgtgtgtgtgtatatatatatatatatatatatatatatattgtgtatatatatatatatatatatatatatatattgtgtgtgtgtgtatatatatatatatatatatatattgtgtatatatatatatatatatatatatatatattgtgtgtatatatatatgtatatatatatatatatatatatatatatatatatatatacacacacatacatgtacatgtgcacacacacacacacacacacacacacacacacacacacacacacatatatatatatatttaagcttcTGTTGATATCTGTTTCACCATTCTTAAATTCCTTATCATATCTTCACCTTATGTTTCAAATTTCCATTCTGCCGCCTAGACCCACACGCAAGGCATTCCTGTACATCACTCAATtacaatgattaagataataaagttaataaagaaATCCACTTCTGAGCTTGTAAGTCCTTTTCGTCTGTGTAGAGGGGGAGAGTACAAtagtttgtacatgtatgtatgaaggaaaagaacatggaaaatatatatatatatatatatatatatatatatatatatatatatatgtatatatatacatacaaatatatatacatatatatatgtatatgtatatatacatatataatatacatatatatataaatacaatatatatagatatatatatagatatatagatatataatatacatatataataaatatatatatatatctgtatatctatatacttaaatatatattatattatattatatatatgtatatgtatatatatgcatgtatatatatatatatatatatatatatatatatatctgtgtttctgtctgtgtgtgtgtgtatgtgtatgtgtgtgtgcatagataaatgtatgtaaacacgcatacgtctatgtatatgtatatgtatatacatatacatatatatgtgtgtatacatatatatatatatatatacacaatatatatatatatatatagagagagagagagagagagagagagagagagagagaaagagagagaaagagagagagagagagagagaaagagagagaaagagagagaaagaaagagagagagagagagagagagagagatacagcatacaaacacacacctgcgcgcgcgcacacacacacacacacatacacacacacacacacacacacacacacacctctatatatatatatatatatatatatatatatatatatatatatcccaattccgacgggcatgacgtgtaagtacgtgctatgcccactgtgagtattgtttgattgtttttacacacagatgcctacacttgtactaagtcaccaatgagccagttacgagtactgcctgtcccgcccgtttaccccttttttttatttacgaaaatattttacgttatcttatgttgctgttactattgtttataacactacagtaattataatgcttataataaaaaacataccatcgatattcatggcactagtaaaaaataagtttttcatTTAAGGTCaaaagttctactaattgactcctttgtggctaagctctagcagagccatctatgtgcagatgcatttcacaaaaatatagaaaatgagcacggcattttctccattttttattaatttttcccggcggcattttatatatatatatatatatatatatatatatatatatatatatatatgtatctatgtatgtatgcatgtatgtatgtatgtatgtatgtatgtatgtatgtatgtatatgtatattatatatacgcacacacacacacacacacacacacacacacacacacatatatatatatgtatatatatgtatatatatatgtatatatatgtatatatatatgtatatatatgtatatatatatatatatatatatatatatatgtgtgtgtgtgtgtgtatatatatatatatatatgtgtgtgtgtgtgtgtgtgtgtgtgtgtctacatacttatatatgtatatttatatgtatgtacatatatgtctatatatgtatacatatgtatatatatgtatatatgtatatatatgaatatatatggatattttttgtgtattttatatatacatatatatatgtatatatatatgcatatatgtatgtatatgtatatgtgtatatatatacatatatatatatatatatgtgtatatatatatatatatatatatatatatatatatatatccatagtgaAGAGCCCTCTGAAACTTTCAGTCTCAGATTCCATATGCTCGTGAAATAGTGTAGATTCATGAaagtttatctttatctctcttcataGTTTCACAAGTTACTTTTAGTTATCACAGATGTTGTGgtgatagtaaatatatatataagtaactcCATAATATCGTAAATAAGTTTTCTCACAAGATGGATGACGTTAGAAAATTGTAGAGGGGAAACTAAAGAGTTTCTTTAGGATTTTGTGCATGCACTGCTACATGCAGGAAGATTAGATATTCCCTTTGAACTGATAAACGATAAATGTCAGTGTCAAATaataatttctattgttattcttgttacgatcataattatcattataactattattataattataattatcattatcattattattgtaatgataattataaagataattattatcattataattattatctttagcattagcatcataatcatcattataattatctttatgcttattattatgattatagttatgattatcattatcagtaccattaaaattataattattatcataattataattaccatcataattataattatcattatcattataatgataatcataatgataattacaatgatagttgttatcattaaaattgtcattatcattatcatcatta from Penaeus chinensis breed Huanghai No. 1 chromosome 24, ASM1920278v2, whole genome shotgun sequence includes these protein-coding regions:
- the LOC125038360 gene encoding facilitated trehalose transporter Tret1-like, which gives rise to MLICVPGSVAGGALTERVGPRRLQLALCPVLALAFLGMPAAVWVGARESNVLQVVLILCRVIQGLVVALLYPAVHIYPCEIADQRRRGTLGSLIQVWASMGYLLCYVLGRYLSWIFLAVALPMATLLPGFLGLALAHESPLWLARQGKTAAAREVLQCLRVSAEEVSSEICAAGQTKKGRTQWQAVFQSPQKKVYFVSILVSVMVFVMTQFTGQIVISANAVRIFRSAEVGLSPSLSSILVGTTRLTFCGMGSLLLYRVPRKTLLVVGNVMAGVALIAIATFFFMRSREYDTSGLNWLPLGSLMLYMVAFSTGIGPASSLLHVEVLPGPVRSAGSSVAATCFFASIFLVTKTFDDVEAAYGLHSVFYAYALGCVVFCILVIFWVPETKDRSLGEIENFWKLKYEDLQTEATIASNQALLLKMKTTQDDGSLKGDPV